A single genomic interval of Burkholderia cepacia ATCC 25416 harbors:
- a CDS encoding MFS transporter, whose protein sequence is MTIKHSVSVRSLRSLDWLNFFVANVQTGFGPFIASYLASHKWTQGEIGMVLSIGTISAMVSQVPGGAAVDALKNKKGAAAWAIAAIILSAVLLASSPTIVPVIAAEVFHGFASCMLVPAMAAISFSLVGRADLGDRLGRNARWASIGSAVAAGLMGLTGEYFSARAVFWLTAVLALPALFALAMIQPTHEVIPQSSKPDDHDEAGERETLLELLRDRRMLIFAACVVLFHLSNAAMLNLAAGEVTAGMGENVQLVIAACIIVPQAIVAMLSPWVGRSAQRWGRRPILLLGFSALPVRALLFAGVSSPYLLVPVQMLDGISAAVFGVMLPLIAADVAGGKGRYNLCIGLFGLAAGIGATLSTAAAGYVADHFGNAVSFFGLAGAGALAVLLVWLVMPETRVENGDAAADEPAAASPEQAH, encoded by the coding sequence ATGACGATCAAGCATTCCGTCAGCGTACGCAGTCTCCGGTCCCTCGACTGGCTCAACTTCTTCGTTGCAAACGTTCAAACAGGGTTCGGTCCGTTCATCGCGTCCTACCTCGCGTCGCACAAGTGGACGCAGGGCGAGATCGGTATGGTGCTGTCGATCGGCACGATCAGCGCGATGGTCAGCCAGGTGCCGGGCGGCGCGGCCGTCGATGCGCTGAAGAACAAGAAAGGCGCGGCCGCGTGGGCGATCGCGGCCATCATCCTGTCCGCGGTGCTGCTCGCGTCGAGCCCGACGATCGTGCCGGTGATCGCCGCCGAGGTGTTCCACGGTTTCGCGAGCTGCATGCTCGTGCCGGCGATGGCCGCGATCTCGTTCTCGCTCGTCGGCCGCGCCGACCTCGGTGACCGGCTCGGCCGCAACGCGCGCTGGGCATCGATCGGCAGCGCGGTCGCGGCGGGCCTGATGGGGCTCACCGGCGAATACTTCTCCGCGCGTGCGGTGTTCTGGCTGACCGCCGTGCTGGCGTTGCCCGCGCTGTTCGCACTCGCGATGATCCAGCCGACCCACGAAGTGATCCCGCAATCGTCGAAGCCCGACGACCACGACGAAGCCGGCGAACGCGAGACACTGCTCGAACTGCTGCGCGACCGCCGGATGCTGATCTTCGCGGCGTGCGTCGTGCTGTTCCACCTGTCGAACGCGGCGATGCTGAACCTCGCGGCCGGTGAGGTCACGGCCGGGATGGGCGAGAACGTGCAGCTCGTGATCGCCGCGTGCATCATCGTGCCGCAGGCGATCGTCGCGATGCTGTCGCCGTGGGTCGGCCGCTCCGCGCAGCGCTGGGGGCGCCGGCCGATCCTGCTGCTCGGCTTCTCCGCGCTGCCGGTGCGCGCGCTGTTGTTCGCCGGCGTGAGCAGCCCGTACCTGCTGGTGCCGGTGCAGATGCTCGACGGCATCAGCGCCGCCGTGTTCGGCGTGATGCTGCCGCTGATCGCGGCCGACGTCGCGGGCGGCAAGGGACGCTACAACCTGTGCATCGGGCTGTTCGGGCTCGCGGCCGGGATCGGCGCGACGCTCAGCACCGCGGCTGCCGGCTACGTCGCCGATCATTTCGGGAATGCCGTCAGCTTCTTCGGGCTCGCGGGCGCCGGCGCGCTGGCCGTGCTGCTGGTCTGGCTCGTGATGCCCGAAACGCGCGTCGAGAACGGCGACGCGGCGGCCGACGAACCGGCCGCCGCGTCGCCCGAACAGGCGCACTGA
- a CDS encoding FUSC family protein, which translates to MDTIRTLNEARQQIQQSIFDLFKGLSFSERLAQGGLMALQAVCSACLAYVIGRAMHTEQAVWAAITAIAVTQHNYSDTMSLSRDQFIGAMVGGVLGFAGAALGGDRLVAYAITVAVVIVCCWCLNVGSAARLGGVTATIVLLFPGNGPLWDVPLMRLGEVTLGTVCALGVCWVMSRIERRWFRHAAAK; encoded by the coding sequence ATGGATACGATCAGGACACTCAACGAAGCCCGCCAGCAGATCCAGCAGTCGATCTTCGATCTGTTCAAGGGGCTGTCATTCAGCGAACGGCTCGCGCAAGGCGGACTGATGGCGCTGCAGGCCGTGTGCAGCGCGTGCCTCGCCTACGTGATCGGCCGCGCGATGCATACCGAGCAGGCCGTGTGGGCGGCGATCACCGCGATCGCCGTCACGCAGCACAACTACTCGGACACGATGTCGCTGTCGCGCGACCAGTTCATCGGCGCGATGGTCGGCGGCGTGCTCGGCTTCGCCGGCGCGGCACTCGGCGGCGACCGCCTCGTCGCGTATGCGATTACCGTCGCGGTCGTGATCGTCTGCTGCTGGTGCCTGAACGTCGGCAGCGCGGCACGGCTCGGCGGCGTAACCGCGACGATCGTGCTGCTGTTTCCGGGTAACGGCCCGCTGTGGGATGTTCCGCTGATGCGGCTCGGTGAAGTGACGCTCGGCACCGTGTGTGCGCTGGGCGTGTGCTGGGTGATGTCGAGAATCGAGCGCCGCTGGTTCCGCCACGCAGCGGCAAAGTGA
- the rng gene encoding ribonuclease G, with protein MNEEILINLTPQETRVALVQQGAVQELHVERTLSRGRVGNIYLGKVVRVLPGMQSAFIDIGLERAAFLHVADIWHPRLAGEPQSGTPHQPIEKTVFEGQTLMVQVIKDPIGTKGARLSTQVSIAGRTLVYLPQEPHIGISQKIESEAEREAVRARLTAVIPPDEKGGYIVRTIAEDATSDELAGDVTYLRKTWATIVGQAQRLPATSLLYQDLDLAQRVLRDFANDDTTRIQVDSRETYQRLSEFAAEFTPAVSPKLHHYTGERPLFDLYNIETEIQRALSRRVDLKSGGYLMIDQTEAMTTIDVNTGGYVGARNFDDTIFKTNLEAAHTIARQLRLRNLGGIIIIDFIDMENAEHRDAVLSELKKALSRDRTRVTVNGFSQLGLVEMTRKRTRESLAHVLCEPCPTCQGKGQVKTSRTVCYDILREILRESRQFNPREFRVIAAQQVIDLFLDEESQHLAMLIDFIGKPVSLQVESNLSQEQYDIVLM; from the coding sequence ATGAACGAAGAAATCCTGATCAACCTCACGCCGCAGGAAACGCGGGTCGCACTCGTCCAGCAAGGCGCGGTGCAGGAGCTTCACGTCGAGCGCACGCTGTCGCGCGGGCGGGTCGGCAACATCTATCTCGGCAAGGTCGTGCGCGTGCTGCCCGGCATGCAGTCGGCATTCATCGACATCGGCCTCGAGCGCGCGGCGTTCCTGCACGTCGCCGACATCTGGCATCCGCGCCTCGCGGGCGAGCCGCAGTCGGGCACGCCGCACCAGCCGATCGAAAAGACCGTGTTCGAGGGCCAGACGCTGATGGTCCAGGTGATCAAGGATCCGATCGGCACGAAAGGCGCCCGGCTGTCGACGCAGGTCAGCATCGCGGGCCGCACGCTCGTCTACCTGCCGCAGGAGCCGCATATCGGCATCTCGCAGAAGATCGAGAGCGAGGCCGAGCGCGAAGCCGTGCGTGCGCGGCTGACCGCCGTGATCCCGCCGGACGAGAAAGGCGGCTACATCGTGCGCACGATCGCCGAGGATGCGACCTCCGACGAACTCGCCGGCGACGTCACGTACCTGCGCAAGACGTGGGCGACGATCGTCGGGCAGGCGCAGCGGCTGCCGGCGACGAGCCTGCTGTACCAGGATCTCGACCTCGCGCAGCGCGTGCTGCGCGATTTCGCGAACGACGACACGACGCGCATCCAGGTCGATTCGCGCGAGACCTACCAGCGCCTGTCCGAATTCGCGGCCGAGTTCACGCCGGCCGTGAGCCCGAAGCTGCACCACTACACGGGTGAACGGCCGCTGTTCGACCTGTACAACATCGAGACGGAGATCCAGCGCGCACTGTCGCGCCGTGTCGACCTGAAGTCGGGCGGCTACCTGATGATCGACCAGACCGAGGCGATGACGACGATCGACGTGAACACGGGCGGTTACGTCGGTGCGCGCAACTTCGACGACACGATCTTCAAGACCAACCTCGAGGCCGCGCACACGATCGCGCGGCAGCTGCGGCTGCGCAACCTCGGCGGGATCATCATCATCGACTTCATCGACATGGAGAACGCCGAGCATCGCGACGCGGTGCTGTCCGAGCTGAAGAAGGCGCTGTCGCGAGATCGTACGCGCGTGACGGTCAACGGCTTCTCGCAGCTCGGGCTCGTCGAGATGACGCGCAAGCGCACGCGCGAATCGCTCGCGCACGTGCTGTGCGAACCGTGCCCGACCTGCCAGGGCAAGGGCCAGGTGAAAACGTCACGTACCGTGTGCTACGACATCCTGCGCGAAATCCTGCGTGAGTCACGGCAATTCAACCCGCGCGAATTCCGCGTGATCGCCGCGCAGCAGGTGATCGACCTGTTCCTCGATGAGGAATCGCAACATCTCGCGATGCTGATCGACTTCATCGGCAAGCCGGTGTCGCTGCAGGTGGAGTCGAATTTGAGCCAGGAGCAATACGACATCGTGCTGATGTAA
- a CDS encoding RcnB family protein: MKKMHGMMLAAVIAAGFAAPAAMAQDHDNHNDHGGHGMQRGHGPKHMPPGQMRHEDDVPPRWADQPRREWHKGDRLPPEFRDRQYVIDDWRGYHLSPPPRGYQWVGVGGDHLLVQIGSGIVLRIGG; this comes from the coding sequence ATGAAGAAGATGCACGGGATGATGCTGGCCGCGGTGATCGCGGCGGGTTTCGCCGCACCGGCCGCGATGGCGCAGGACCACGACAACCACAACGACCACGGCGGCCACGGCATGCAGCGCGGCCACGGCCCGAAACATATGCCGCCCGGCCAGATGCGTCATGAGGACGACGTGCCGCCGCGCTGGGCCGACCAGCCGCGCCGCGAGTGGCACAAGGGTGACCGGCTTCCCCCCGAGTTCCGCGATCGCCAGTACGTGATCGACGACTGGCGCGGCTATCACCTGAGCCCGCCGCCGCGCGGTTATCAATGGGTCGGCGTCGGCGGGGATCACCTGCTGGTGCAGATCGGTTCCGGCATCGTGCTGCGGATCGGCGGCTGA
- a CDS encoding DUF1493 family protein, whose translation MPTDTWEKPAAFTREELGRPLFGGELKIAPSSRLEEDLYVTGIDAIEFIDKWAETFGVPAGDFPCGRYFGPEEQDRVTTFLAMFSERYRKPPRVSLTLGMLEEAMRLGRWDSNAIEPAATLTAHTK comes from the coding sequence ATGCCGACCGATACGTGGGAAAAGCCGGCCGCATTCACGCGCGAAGAACTGGGTCGCCCGTTGTTCGGCGGCGAACTGAAGATCGCTCCGTCGTCACGCCTCGAAGAGGATCTGTATGTGACCGGAATCGACGCAATCGAATTCATCGACAAGTGGGCCGAAACGTTTGGTGTGCCGGCCGGCGATTTTCCCTGCGGCCGCTATTTCGGCCCGGAGGAACAGGATAGGGTGACGACGTTTCTCGCGATGTTTTCCGAGCGTTATCGCAAACCACCGCGCGTGTCGTTGACGCTCGGCATGCTGGAAGAAGCGATGCGGCTCGGCCGTTGGGACAGCAATGCGATCGAGCCGGCCGCAACGCTAACCGCTCACACGAAATAA
- a CDS encoding PRC-barrel domain-containing protein: MSGGLPFPASRKSLPSSTVFLILAAAALLSGCGLLPVQNPPAPISEALVEPIQETAGEPLTMPPVPAPTQPEGPEAPKKPHREVTRPKPVQRPESPTPPPPPPAPIVATRPLDRTQIHALLDSEVARRNGKVIGRAVDMVTDASGKPREMVVNLQGFMGVGDRKVIFPWNVFRFTPGGKQEPIVLDVPSGDLPPAARPKAVPLSGSAAASPATRLPLLDSDVERPNGTKIGRIVDVLIDRASQPQAVVLDLGGLVNTDRRSIAASWGALRFVTRDKALRPQLDLNDAQIKASPPYAADKPIVAVYPPVAPAPASSASATR, encoded by the coding sequence ATGAGCGGCGGACTTCCGTTTCCCGCATCCCGCAAGTCGTTGCCGTCCTCGACGGTCTTCCTGATTCTCGCCGCCGCCGCGCTGCTGTCCGGCTGCGGGCTGCTGCCGGTCCAGAATCCGCCCGCGCCGATCAGCGAGGCGCTCGTCGAGCCCATCCAGGAAACCGCCGGCGAACCGCTGACGATGCCGCCCGTGCCGGCGCCGACGCAGCCGGAAGGGCCGGAAGCGCCGAAAAAGCCGCACCGCGAAGTCACGCGGCCGAAGCCCGTGCAGCGCCCCGAATCGCCGACTCCACCGCCGCCTCCGCCCGCGCCGATCGTCGCGACGCGCCCGCTCGACCGCACGCAGATCCATGCGCTGCTCGACAGCGAAGTCGCGCGCCGCAACGGCAAGGTGATCGGCCGCGCGGTCGACATGGTGACCGACGCGAGCGGCAAGCCGCGCGAGATGGTCGTCAACCTGCAGGGCTTCATGGGCGTCGGCGACCGCAAGGTCATCTTCCCGTGGAACGTGTTCCGCTTCACGCCGGGCGGCAAACAGGAGCCGATCGTGCTCGACGTGCCGTCGGGCGACCTGCCGCCGGCAGCGCGGCCCAAGGCCGTGCCGCTGTCGGGTTCGGCCGCGGCCTCGCCCGCGACGCGCCTGCCATTGCTCGACAGCGACGTCGAGCGCCCGAACGGCACGAAGATCGGCCGCATCGTCGACGTGCTGATCGACCGCGCGTCGCAGCCGCAGGCTGTCGTGCTCGACCTCGGCGGGCTCGTCAATACCGACCGCCGTTCGATCGCCGCGAGCTGGGGCGCGCTGCGCTTCGTCACGCGCGACAAGGCGCTGCGTCCGCAGCTCGACCTGAACGACGCACAGATCAAGGCGTCGCCGCCCTACGCGGCCGACAAGCCGATCGTCGCGGTCTACCCGCCCGTTGCCCCGGCACCGGCTTCGTCTGCGAGTGCGACCCGATGA
- a CDS encoding Maf family protein, whose product MPSSTSPALFPTLYLASQSPRRQELLQQIGVRFELLLPRPDEDAEALEAELPGEAADAYVRRVTVAKAEAARARLVASGKPASPVLVADTTVTIDGAILGKPADADDALAMLTRLAGREHEVLTAVAVIDADGQLLPPALSRSSVRFAAASRDAYARYVESGEPFGKAGAYAIQGRAAEFIERIDGSHSGIMGLPLFETAALLRAARVAF is encoded by the coding sequence ATGCCGTCCAGCACGTCCCCCGCACTTTTCCCGACCCTTTACCTCGCTTCACAAAGCCCGCGCCGCCAGGAGCTGCTGCAGCAGATCGGCGTACGCTTCGAGCTGCTGCTGCCGCGCCCCGACGAGGACGCCGAAGCGCTCGAGGCCGAACTGCCCGGCGAAGCCGCCGATGCCTACGTGCGGCGCGTGACCGTCGCCAAGGCCGAGGCCGCGCGTGCGCGCCTCGTCGCGAGCGGCAAGCCGGCTTCGCCGGTGCTGGTCGCCGATACGACCGTCACGATCGACGGCGCGATCCTCGGCAAGCCGGCCGACGCCGACGACGCGCTCGCGATGCTCACCCGCCTCGCGGGCCGCGAACACGAAGTGCTGACGGCCGTCGCCGTGATCGATGCCGACGGCCAACTGCTGCCGCCCGCGCTGTCGCGCTCGTCGGTGCGCTTCGCGGCCGCGTCGCGCGATGCGTATGCACGCTACGTCGAATCGGGCGAGCCGTTCGGCAAGGCCGGCGCGTACGCGATCCAGGGGCGCGCCGCCGAGTTCATCGAGCGAATCGACGGTTCCCATTCAGGTATCATGGGTCTGCCCCTTTTTGAGACCGCGGCGCTGTTGCGCGCCGCGCGTGTCGCCTTCTGA
- a CDS encoding glycosyltransferase family 2 protein → MAEPSLGVALIALNASARLAQCLAALSFADDVVVIDGGSTDDTVVIAQAHGARVIVERDWPGFGPQKNRALEALDTDWILSLDTDEVVTPELAQSIRDTIRAPNAQVYAVDRLSSFCGQWIHHSGWYPDWVPRLFRRGCARFSDDLVHERLVFDGAAQRLSGKLMHYSYEDFETVVRKLDAYSTAGARQRRAAGQRGGFGKALARGAWAFVRTYVLRRGFLDGRAGFMIAVFNAETVYYRFLKLGHERAR, encoded by the coding sequence ATGGCTGAACCCTCCCTCGGCGTCGCCCTCATCGCCCTCAACGCGTCCGCGCGGCTTGCGCAGTGCCTTGCCGCGCTGTCGTTCGCCGACGACGTCGTCGTCATCGACGGCGGCAGCACCGACGATACCGTCGTGATCGCGCAGGCGCACGGCGCGCGCGTGATCGTCGAGCGCGACTGGCCGGGCTTCGGCCCGCAGAAGAACCGCGCGCTCGAGGCGCTCGACACCGACTGGATCCTGTCCCTCGATACCGACGAAGTCGTCACGCCTGAACTCGCGCAGTCGATCCGCGACACGATCCGCGCACCGAACGCGCAGGTCTATGCGGTCGACCGGCTGTCGAGCTTCTGCGGCCAGTGGATCCATCACAGCGGCTGGTATCCGGACTGGGTGCCGCGCCTGTTCCGGCGCGGCTGCGCGCGCTTCTCGGACGACCTCGTGCACGAACGCCTCGTGTTCGATGGCGCGGCGCAGCGCCTGTCCGGCAAGCTGATGCACTACTCGTACGAGGATTTCGAAACCGTCGTGCGCAAGCTCGACGCGTATTCGACAGCCGGCGCGCGCCAGCGCCGCGCGGCCGGCCAGCGCGGCGGCTTCGGCAAGGCGCTCGCGCGCGGCGCCTGGGCGTTCGTGCGCACCTACGTGCTGCGGCGCGGCTTCCTCGACGGCCGCGCCGGCTTCATGATCGCCGTGTTCAACGCGGAAACCGTGTATTACCGGTTCCTGAAGCTCGGCCACGAACGGGCGCGCTGA
- the msbA gene encoding lipid A export permease/ATP-binding protein MsbA produces MDGTGTSPVTVLKRLWPYIRPLIGIVVLAVMTMGVVAATEAGIPALLKPLLDHGFGAHGSDRAKWYVPIAVIGLALVRGVSQYTSNYLLNYVSNRILLQLRLEMFQRMIHTGASFFQRETASTVINAIVFEVNQILSVLTGVMVTLVRDSLTVIFLLGYLFYLNWRLTLIVAVILPGIGWLVSKINRRLRRLNREHQTLTNELSYIVEETVGGYKVVKVHNGEAYEIDRFTQMSKRLRGYAMRMTVSGGLAQPLTQFLASIALAVVITIAVVQSSNDQTTVGGFVAFVTSMLLVISPLKHLIDVNQPLQRGMTAAELIFGLIDEPAEPQGGGRLLPHARGEIEFRNVSFDYGATERPTLDRISFKVAPGEMIALAGPSGSGKTTLVNLLPRFFDPTDGAILVDGVPVADYDLHALRGQMAMVSQDVVLFNDTIAANVAYGQTPDRARVQAALEAANLADAVAAMPDGLDTLVGGNGMRLSGGQRQRLAIARAIYKDAPILILDEATSALDSESERHVQAALERLMEGRTTLVIAHRLSTIERADRILVLEAGKIVEEGSHDELLRHGGLYAHLHRIQYQQQAA; encoded by the coding sequence ATGGACGGCACGGGCACCTCGCCCGTGACGGTCCTCAAGCGCCTGTGGCCGTACATCCGGCCGCTGATCGGCATCGTGGTGCTCGCCGTGATGACGATGGGCGTCGTCGCGGCCACCGAGGCCGGTATCCCGGCGCTGCTCAAGCCGCTCCTCGACCACGGCTTCGGCGCGCACGGCAGCGACCGTGCGAAATGGTACGTGCCTATCGCGGTGATCGGCCTCGCGCTCGTGCGCGGCGTGTCCCAGTACACGTCGAATTACCTGCTCAACTACGTATCGAACCGCATCCTGCTGCAACTGCGGCTCGAGATGTTCCAGCGGATGATCCATACCGGCGCGTCGTTCTTCCAGCGCGAAACCGCGAGCACGGTGATCAACGCGATCGTGTTCGAGGTCAACCAGATCCTGTCGGTGCTGACGGGCGTGATGGTCACGCTGGTGCGCGATTCGCTGACGGTGATCTTCCTGCTCGGCTACCTGTTCTACCTGAACTGGCGGCTCACGCTGATCGTCGCGGTGATCCTGCCGGGCATCGGCTGGCTCGTCAGCAAGATCAACCGCCGCCTGCGCCGCCTGAACCGCGAGCACCAGACGCTGACCAACGAGCTGTCGTACATCGTCGAGGAGACGGTCGGCGGCTACAAGGTCGTCAAGGTGCACAACGGCGAAGCGTACGAGATCGACCGCTTCACGCAGATGAGCAAGCGCCTGCGCGGCTACGCGATGCGCATGACGGTTTCCGGCGGCCTCGCTCAGCCGCTCACGCAGTTCCTCGCGTCGATCGCGCTTGCGGTCGTGATCACGATCGCGGTCGTGCAGTCGTCGAACGACCAGACGACGGTCGGCGGCTTCGTCGCGTTCGTCACATCGATGCTGCTGGTGATCTCGCCGCTCAAGCACCTGATCGACGTCAACCAGCCGCTGCAGCGCGGGATGACGGCCGCCGAGCTGATCTTCGGGCTGATCGACGAGCCGGCCGAGCCGCAGGGCGGCGGCCGGCTGTTGCCGCATGCGCGCGGCGAGATCGAATTCCGCAACGTGTCGTTCGACTACGGCGCGACCGAGCGGCCGACGCTCGACCGCATCTCGTTCAAGGTCGCGCCGGGCGAAATGATTGCGCTCGCGGGGCCGTCCGGCAGCGGCAAGACGACGCTCGTGAACCTGCTGCCGCGCTTCTTCGACCCGACCGACGGCGCAATCCTGGTCGACGGCGTGCCGGTGGCCGACTACGACCTCCACGCGCTGCGCGGCCAGATGGCGATGGTCAGCCAGGACGTCGTACTGTTCAACGACACGATCGCCGCGAACGTCGCGTACGGGCAGACGCCCGACCGCGCGCGCGTGCAGGCCGCGCTCGAGGCCGCGAACCTTGCCGATGCGGTCGCCGCGATGCCCGACGGGCTCGACACGCTCGTCGGCGGCAACGGGATGCGGCTGTCCGGCGGCCAGCGCCAGCGGCTCGCGATCGCGCGTGCGATCTACAAGGACGCACCGATCCTGATTCTCGACGAAGCGACCTCGGCGCTCGACTCGGAATCGGAGCGCCACGTGCAGGCCGCGCTCGAACGGCTGATGGAAGGCCGCACGACGCTCGTGATCGCGCACCGGCTGTCGACGATCGAGCGCGCGGACCGCATCCTCGTGCTCGAGGCCGGCAAGATCGTCGAAGAGGGCAGCCACGACGAATTGCTGCGCCACGGCGGCCTCTACGCGCACCTGCACCGGATCCAGTACCAGCAGCAGGCGGCGTAA
- a CDS encoding glycosyltransferase family 2 protein produces the protein MFSIIIPTWNNLPYLKLVVDSLRRHSAYDHQIIVHVNDGSDGTLDWVRSEGIEHTASPTNIGICHAVNWAAARATRDYVVYMNDDMFCCPGWDTALVRRIEQMPTDLFMLSGTMIEPVDTRNPCVVVSNFGRDAEHFDAAGLVAAAPKLARADWLGSTWPPTLVHRDWWNRIGGYSSELSPGMSSDNDFSMKFWDAGCRIFIGAGDSLVYHFQQKSTGKIVKNDGRRQFLNKWGMTQATFDRYYLHRGEPAGTRVALDTPAIEGRLKRALLRSRIKRAFS, from the coding sequence ATGTTCTCTATCATCATTCCGACCTGGAACAATCTGCCGTACCTCAAGCTCGTCGTCGACAGCCTGCGCCGCCACTCCGCGTACGACCACCAGATCATCGTCCACGTGAACGACGGCTCCGACGGCACGCTCGACTGGGTGCGCAGCGAAGGCATCGAACATACCGCGTCGCCGACCAACATCGGCATCTGCCACGCGGTGAACTGGGCCGCCGCGCGCGCGACCCGCGACTACGTCGTCTACATGAACGACGACATGTTCTGCTGCCCCGGCTGGGACACGGCGCTCGTGCGCCGCATCGAACAGATGCCGACCGACCTGTTCATGCTGTCGGGCACGATGATCGAGCCGGTCGACACGCGCAACCCGTGCGTCGTGGTCAGCAATTTCGGCCGCGACGCCGAGCATTTCGATGCGGCGGGCCTCGTCGCGGCGGCCCCGAAGCTCGCGCGCGCGGACTGGCTCGGCTCGACCTGGCCGCCGACGCTCGTGCACCGCGACTGGTGGAACCGGATCGGCGGCTACAGCAGCGAACTGTCGCCCGGCATGAGCAGCGACAACGATTTCTCGATGAAATTCTGGGACGCTGGCTGCCGGATCTTCATCGGCGCCGGCGACAGCCTCGTCTACCACTTCCAGCAGAAAAGCACGGGCAAGATCGTCAAGAACGACGGCCGCCGCCAGTTCCTCAACAAATGGGGCATGACCCAGGCGACGTTCGACCGCTACTACCTGCATCGCGGCGAACCGGCCGGCACGCGCGTCGCGCTCGACACGCCGGCCATCGAAGGACGCCTGAAGCGCGCGCTGCTGCGCTCGCGGATCAAGCGCGCGTTCAGCTGA
- a CDS encoding YggL family protein gives MSQGHNRRQRKKLHIGEFQELAFNATAHYRNELTDLERGQLIDAFIDFVEANGLLTVASADEGIGAYVISGAPRGTTTDADRELVRGWLAARPELTDVQVSEFSDAWYPEA, from the coding sequence ATGAGCCAAGGCCACAACCGCCGCCAGCGCAAGAAACTCCACATCGGCGAATTCCAGGAACTCGCGTTCAACGCAACCGCGCACTACCGCAACGAACTGACCGACCTCGAACGCGGCCAGCTGATCGACGCGTTCATCGACTTCGTCGAAGCGAACGGTCTGCTGACCGTCGCGTCGGCCGACGAAGGCATCGGCGCGTACGTGATCTCCGGCGCACCGCGCGGCACGACGACCGACGCCGATCGCGAACTCGTGCGCGGTTGGCTCGCCGCCCGTCCGGAACTGACCGACGTGCAGGTCAGCGAATTCTCCGACGCGTGGTACCCGGAAGCCTGA
- the rlmH gene encoding 23S rRNA (pseudouridine(1915)-N(3))-methyltransferase RlmH: protein MKLFILAVGHKMPGWIASGFDEYTKRMPPELRIELREIKPELRSGGRSAESVMAAERQKIEAALPKGARLVALDERGRDWTTMQLAQALPGWQQDGRDVAFVIGGADGLDPELKARADVLLRISSMTLPHGMVRVLLAEQLYRAWSITQNHPYHRA, encoded by the coding sequence ATGAAGCTTTTCATTCTTGCGGTCGGCCACAAGATGCCGGGCTGGATCGCGTCCGGCTTCGACGAATACACGAAGCGGATGCCGCCGGAACTGCGCATCGAGTTGCGCGAGATCAAGCCCGAACTGCGTTCGGGCGGCCGCAGCGCCGAGAGCGTGATGGCGGCCGAGCGGCAGAAGATCGAGGCCGCGTTGCCGAAGGGCGCGCGCCTCGTCGCGCTCGACGAGCGCGGCCGCGACTGGACCACGATGCAGCTCGCGCAGGCGCTGCCCGGCTGGCAGCAGGACGGCCGCGACGTCGCGTTCGTGATCGGCGGTGCCGACGGGCTCGATCCGGAACTGAAAGCGCGTGCCGACGTGCTGCTGCGCATCTCGAGCATGACGCTGCCGCACGGGATGGTGCGCGTGCTGCTCGCCGAACAGCTTTACCGGGCGTGGAGCATCACGCAGAATCACCCCTACCACCGCGCATGA